A DNA window from Bacteroidales bacterium contains the following coding sequences:
- a CDS encoding endonuclease: protein MGNLNKFLQQLSLIFLLLGVYNIVFSQTIVYQDFEGGADNWNYSESPVAYNVSGDIWDIVSSLNSVNPSSNSAMWGMQDLDNASGGGTFDHTLTFASVDVSTVIGAQISFDYYTFGFEIGDYLKYEIFEDGVGQGQIRLDQNTQEWRTITYNVPDVVNSVYIVLIGYMDTGSDYGMFDNVKISGTTSGSPLVAVSQTTFNFDNVYTGTFNSEPVQYTVRGANLSADIVITAPAGYEVSTFCTSGYANSLTLTQSGGTVAETTIYTRFNPNSYGIFTGNFTHTSTGATTKNIVVDETNVASNLPGTYYSTATGTGATLKTQLHNIINGHTVITYGDLWTNFYTTDDKPNSHKVWDMYSDQACGTPAYEYQFGIDQTRTTVTVVEGDTYEREHTFPKSWWGYTDGVGDTMYTDIFAIIPADAYCNRERVNYPYGKVTAPSITFTNGAMVGPNTYGTYTGTVYEPVDEYKGDLARNMFYMATRYDDIIAGWELNSPRGDAALNGTQWPSFEQWFIDMLLSWHIQDPVSQKEKNRNDDIYLVQGNRNPYIDNPNFANLVWGTPGTSTITAGTAAPATISSLTDTQIEAVLNFEFVFNDDGLTPSADTEPTMFSQLEIVQGIGNAVELADWTQAIAGAELSDGTTIVAATISSTKLTFSPLAFSSAGDFGYIADNGSKTYTLKIWLNSALGGTLPATIDGKDFVFDILASGFTFEGTSSTLADGESETSGDGLNVVEVIATALNIIQQPSDANVNIAMVPDVTIEAIDANGNRDLDHADNITVVSTGITTVSPIIGLLSNGLATFSNIVHSQAGVGLILTASSGTLPDINSGTFIISAPKSADSDVIPVAASESATVPSNENTPGPLTSVQGIQVWQFTIRDGGGLADADEFATIVNQIVITQNAGNSMNDWDDAILACDLFDGTTHIASAVIGNTTLTFSGAPLVTVPDNGNLTLTLRLSLQLNPNNLGNNLDGDDFVFNILSTNITADASGSGFSSFTGTQSTNSMNVFEIVTTKLLFVQQPTSVGVGIAMTPDVTVEATDANGNRDLDFNANITLTSTGTMTGDPITVTAVSGLATFSGIIHTAIGTNYTMTASTVSLTDATSTNFDILDITVLEPGDLMVLAVNTDNQIISGEEFTFICFKDLKEGTAIDFTDNGWERDFPGKWGGTEGVIRLSRAGGAGILPAGTSVTVVMNDAAGYNETDFDIFVGGVDELLGTPKWTISELNPTDGSGYNMNASDDLWIMQNGDWIENDTSTDPTNQDDDYTGNVLYGWTATGWPGGDAASSTSFSNLYPFSDCFNTDVSAGLLDETGNNATATERSKVRYTGDTTATSKYGWIARVNDVANWTGFDTDSKYDTYSDGTHPNYEYRQTGITITINPGGFVSGVWTGAGGVEWFDCANWQNLTVPDATTDVLFGTAAVSNAIIDASTPKAIEYGGIAECNDLTISNQSLTLEASVDNKIEVNGNLLIDGTGVLDMDDGTVADDGQMYLSGNWTNQGNLSSFLQGHSTIHLLGTGLQTISTDGTFEESFYNLLVNNTSTTGIQQNSDVTVEGELTHILGEHDLNGNNITLQGNYTNTSGLFIGDIASDFTIIGAGTLGDIYFETDFNLNNFTMNRAATNANLMTNLSVNSDMTISAGSVTLNSPNQYDVFGLLNNSVGTTGLIIKSDINGTASLIHNTAVVNATVERYLSGYNWHYVFSPLSAVPLTQVNQIDGTGNINPNFYFYDETQADYWDATTIYGTSGWTTAVDFAVDKGYILYHTANLTYNYTGGSLFAGQKDFTLSYNDSGTGNINTNGVTADWDDFEGWNLLGNPYPSAIDWDNAGIDKTYIENVIYYYDDSVDKYLYYGSGTTFSQGITVGGGSSFIPAGQAVFVKSLSNGNTQNLAIPNNARAHSLQAFWKTQNKNNNLIRIQIENEGYTDETVIRTLIPESNVSEGFDADYDAHKLFAINKTNPQLYTEDLPGSHSFAINSIPEIHENKIVPLKMHIGKNGIYALHTTEFNFENTHVWLEDVVLNTKTRIYEHKAYHFSQSVENYENRFFLHFDINNKPVVNIKIPDQETEVHEDYIYNLPENVFIDNDFEDVLTITASLSSGEELPVWLEFNSELMNFSGIPDEVQTLEIKLTAKDIFGAEVSDIFSLNVKSLVSVSVLNEQSVFVYPNPTNDVINIFIKNNNLKGNIKISNVNGQELFNKTINSNNSKIDLSKYPSGVYFIEIKTNNKTVIKKIVKK, encoded by the coding sequence ATGGGTAATTTAAACAAATTTTTACAACAGCTGTCATTAATTTTCTTATTATTAGGTGTATATAATATTGTATTTTCTCAAACAATAGTGTATCAAGATTTTGAAGGAGGTGCCGATAACTGGAATTATTCAGAATCTCCGGTTGCTTATAATGTGTCCGGAGATATTTGGGACATAGTATCATCATTAAACTCTGTTAATCCTTCAAGTAATAGTGCGATGTGGGGTATGCAAGATTTAGATAATGCAAGCGGTGGCGGAACTTTTGACCATACTCTTACATTTGCTTCTGTAGATGTAAGTACCGTAATAGGAGCACAAATTTCATTTGACTACTATACATTCGGATTTGAAATAGGTGACTATTTAAAATATGAAATTTTTGAAGACGGAGTAGGACAAGGGCAAATCCGGTTAGATCAAAATACCCAAGAATGGAGAACTATAACATATAATGTACCGGATGTTGTTAATAGTGTTTACATTGTACTGATCGGTTATATGGATACAGGTTCCGATTACGGAATGTTTGACAATGTTAAAATCAGTGGTACAACAAGCGGAAGTCCGTTAGTTGCTGTTTCGCAAACAACTTTTAATTTTGATAATGTTTATACAGGAACTTTTAATTCTGAGCCGGTGCAATATACTGTAAGAGGTGCAAATTTAAGTGCTGATATTGTAATCACAGCTCCTGCCGGATATGAAGTATCTACATTTTGCACTTCCGGTTATGCAAATTCTCTTACATTGACACAATCCGGAGGAACAGTTGCGGAAACAACAATTTATACAAGGTTTAATCCAAACAGTTACGGTATTTTTACGGGTAACTTTACACATACTTCTACCGGGGCAACAACTAAAAACATTGTAGTTGACGAAACAAATGTTGCATCAAATTTACCCGGAACATACTATAGCACAGCCACGGGAACCGGAGCAACATTAAAAACTCAACTTCATAATATTATTAACGGGCATACGGTTATAACCTACGGTGATTTATGGACTAACTTTTACACAACAGATGATAAACCAAACAGTCACAAAGTTTGGGATATGTATTCAGATCAAGCTTGCGGGACACCTGCTTATGAATACCAATTCGGTATAGATCAAACCCGAACAACTGTTACAGTTGTTGAAGGAGATACTTATGAAAGAGAACATACATTTCCTAAAAGTTGGTGGGGTTACACAGACGGCGTAGGAGATACAATGTACACTGATATTTTTGCAATAATCCCTGCAGATGCGTATTGTAACAGAGAACGTGTGAATTACCCTTACGGTAAAGTTACAGCACCATCAATTACTTTTACAAACGGGGCAATGGTCGGTCCGAATACTTACGGTACTTATACCGGAACTGTTTATGAACCTGTTGATGAATATAAAGGTGATTTAGCACGAAATATGTTTTATATGGCAACACGTTATGACGATATTATAGCCGGATGGGAACTTAACAGCCCGCGAGGTGATGCCGCTCTTAACGGAACACAATGGCCGTCTTTTGAACAATGGTTTATAGATATGTTGCTCAGTTGGCACATTCAAGATCCTGTTTCTCAAAAAGAAAAAAACAGAAATGACGATATCTATCTTGTACAAGGCAACCGAAATCCTTATATTGATAATCCGAACTTTGCAAATTTAGTCTGGGGAACACCGGGAACTTCCACAATTACTGCCGGCACAGCTGCTCCGGCTACAATATCTTCTTTAACCGATACACAAATTGAAGCTGTTTTAAATTTTGAGTTTGTATTTAACGATGACGGATTAACCCCGTCTGCCGATACAGAACCCACAATGTTTTCGCAACTCGAAATTGTGCAGGGTATCGGTAATGCCGTAGAATTAGCAGATTGGACACAAGCCATAGCAGGGGCGGAACTTTCTGACGGTACAACAATCGTTGCGGCAACAATATCATCAACAAAATTAACCTTTTCTCCTTTGGCATTTTCAAGTGCAGGTGATTTTGGTTATATAGCAGATAACGGAAGCAAAACATACACACTTAAAATTTGGCTTAATTCCGCACTTGGCGGAACTCTTCCTGCTACCATCGACGGAAAAGATTTTGTATTTGATATTTTAGCTTCAGGATTTACTTTTGAAGGAACAAGCAGCACTCTAGCCGACGGTGAATCTGAAACTTCGGGAGACGGTCTTAATGTCGTTGAGGTTATTGCTACTGCTCTTAATATAATTCAGCAACCTTCCGATGCCAATGTTAATATTGCAATGGTGCCCGATGTCACTATTGAAGCAATTGATGCAAACGGAAACAGAGATTTAGACCATGCTGATAATATTACTGTGGTTTCCACGGGAATTACTACTGTTTCTCCTATTATAGGATTGCTCTCAAACGGCTTAGCAACATTCTCAAATATAGTACATAGTCAAGCAGGAGTAGGTTTGATATTAACTGCTTCATCGGGAACATTACCGGATATTAATTCCGGAACATTTATTATTTCTGCTCCTAAAAGTGCAGATTCTGATGTTATACCGGTTGCAGCCAGTGAATCTGCTACGGTACCGTCTAATGAAAACACCCCCGGACCCTTAACTTCCGTGCAGGGAATACAAGTTTGGCAATTTACGATTAGAGACGGAGGAGGCTTGGCTGATGCTGATGAATTCGCAACAATTGTAAATCAGATTGTTATAACGCAAAATGCAGGTAATTCTATGAACGATTGGGATGATGCAATTTTAGCATGTGATTTGTTCGACGGAACAACACATATCGCTTCTGCTGTTATAGGAAATACAACACTTACATTTTCCGGTGCTCCGTTGGTTACGGTGCCTGATAACGGAAATCTTACGCTTACATTAAGACTTTCTCTTCAGTTGAACCCTAATAACTTAGGTAATAACTTGGACGGAGATGATTTTGTGTTTAATATATTAAGCACAAATATAACTGCCGATGCTTCAGGTTCAGGATTTAGCTCATTTACGGGGACTCAATCAACAAACAGTATGAACGTTTTTGAGATTGTAACTACCAAGTTATTGTTTGTTCAGCAACCTACAAGTGTAGGTGTCGGTATTGCAATGACACCGGATGTAACTGTCGAAGCAACAGACGCAAACGGAAACAGAGACTTAGATTTTAATGCAAATATTACATTGACTTCAACAGGAACTATGACAGGAGACCCTATTACTGTTACAGCAGTTTCCGGGTTAGCAACATTTTCAGGTATAATACATACAGCAATAGGTACAAATTATACAATGACGGCATCAACTGTAAGTCTTACTGATGCAACAAGTACAAATTTTGATATACTCGATATAACGGTTTTAGAACCCGGAGATTTAATGGTATTAGCTGTAAATACAGACAATCAAATTATTTCAGGAGAAGAATTTACATTCATTTGTTTTAAAGATTTAAAAGAAGGAACTGCCATTGATTTTACCGATAACGGTTGGGAAAGAGATTTTCCGGGTAAGTGGGGAGGCACAGAAGGAGTAATCAGACTTTCAAGAGCAGGAGGTGCCGGTATCTTACCTGCAGGAACCAGTGTAACTGTTGTGATGAATGATGCTGCCGGTTATAATGAAACCGACTTTGATATATTTGTCGGAGGAGTAGATGAATTGCTTGGAACTCCTAAGTGGACAATTTCTGAATTAAATCCGACAGACGGCTCAGGTTATAATATGAATGCATCTGATGATTTATGGATTATGCAAAACGGAGATTGGATAGAAAATGATACAAGCACAGATCCTACAAATCAAGATGATGATTATACCGGTAATGTTCTTTACGGTTGGACTGCAACAGGTTGGCCGGGAGGTGATGCTGCAAGTTCCACTTCATTTTCAAACCTATACCCATTCTCAGATTGCTTTAATACAGATGTAAGTGCCGGTTTATTAGATGAAACCGGAAATAATGCAACAGCAACTGAAAGAAGCAAAGTAAGATATACCGGAGATACAACAGCAACTTCAAAATACGGCTGGATTGCTCGTGTAAATGATGTTGCAAACTGGACAGGTTTTGACACTGATTCTAAATATGATACATATTCTGACGGGACTCACCCTAATTATGAATACAGGCAAACAGGAATTACAATAACAATTAATCCCGGCGGTTTTGTTTCCGGGGTTTGGACAGGTGCCGGCGGTGTTGAATGGTTTGATTGTGCAAATTGGCAAAACTTAACCGTTCCTGATGCAACAACAGATGTTTTATTCGGAACAGCTGCCGTAAGCAATGCGATTATTGACGCTTCAACGCCAAAAGCAATAGAATATGGCGGAATTGCAGAATGCAACGATTTAACAATATCTAACCAAAGTTTAACACTTGAAGCTAGTGTGGATAATAAAATAGAAGTTAACGGAAATTTATTAATTGACGGCACAGGTGTGTTGGATATGGATGACGGCACCGTGGCTGATGACGGACAAATGTATCTGTCAGGAAACTGGACAAATCAAGGAAATTTAAGTTCATTCTTGCAAGGGCATAGCACAATACATTTATTAGGTACCGGTTTACAAACAATTTCTACCGACGGAACATTTGAAGAAAGTTTCTATAATTTATTGGTAAACAATACTTCAACAACAGGAATTCAGCAAAATTCTGATGTTACTGTTGAAGGAGAACTAACCCACATTTTGGGCGAACATGATTTAAACGGAAACAATATTACATTACAAGGGAATTATACAAATACTTCAGGCTTATTTATAGGTGATATAGCTTCAGATTTTACGATTATCGGTGCAGGTACTTTAGGAGATATTTATTTTGAAACAGATTTCAATCTGAATAATTTTACTATGAACCGTGCGGCAACAAATGCAAATCTTATGACGAACCTATCCGTAAATTCAGATATGACAATTTCGGCAGGTTCTGTTACATTAAATTCCCCGAACCAATACGATGTTTTCGGATTGTTAAATAACTCAGTAGGAACAACAGGGCTTATTATTAAGTCAGATATTAACGGAACAGCTTCTTTAATTCATAATACTGCTGTTGTAAATGCAACTGTTGAACGTTATTTATCCGGTTACAATTGGCATTATGTTTTTTCTCCGCTTTCAGCTGTTCCTTTAACGCAAGTAAATCAAATTGACGGAACAGGAAACATAAATCCGAACTTTTATTTTTATGACGAAACACAAGCTGATTATTGGGATGCAACAACTATATACGGAACAAGCGGGTGGACAACTGCTGTTGATTTTGCCGTTGATAAAGGTTATATTCTTTATCATACAGCTAATCTGACATATAATTATACGGGCGGAAGTTTATTTGCAGGGCAAAAAGATTTTACTCTTTCATATAATGACAGCGGAACAGGAAATATTAATACAAACGGAGTAACAGCAGATTGGGACGACTTTGAAGGATGGAACTTGCTCGGAAATCCTTATCCTTCTGCAATAGATTGGGATAATGCCGGTATAGATAAAACATATATTGAAAATGTAATATATTATTATGATGATTCGGTAGATAAATACCTGTATTACGGAAGCGGAACAACTTTTTCGCAAGGTATTACAGTCGGAGGAGGTTCAAGTTTTATTCCTGCGGGGCAAGCTGTTTTTGTGAAATCTTTAAGCAACGGTAACACACAAAACTTAGCAATCCCGAATAATGCTCGAGCACATAGTTTACAGGCTTTCTGGAAAACACAAAATAAAAATAATAATTTGATAAGAATACAAATTGAGAATGAAGGTTATACCGATGAAACAGTTATTCGTACTTTAATTCCCGAGTCAAATGTTTCGGAAGGCTTTGATGCAGATTATGATGCACATAAATTATTTGCAATTAATAAAACAAATCCGCAATTATATACCGAAGATTTGCCGGGTTCTCATTCTTTTGCAATAAACAGTATTCCTGAAATTCACGAAAATAAAATTGTTCCTTTAAAAATGCACATAGGTAAAAACGGAATATATGCATTGCATACAACTGAATTTAATTTTGAAAATACTCACGTTTGGTTAGAAGATGTTGTTCTTAACACAAAAACTCGTATTTATGAGCATAAAGCCTATCATTTTTCTCAATCTGTTGAAAATTATGAAAATCGCTTCTTTTTGCATTTTGATATAAATAATAAACCTGTTGTTAATATTAAAATACCTGATCAAGAAACTGAGGTTCATGAAGACTATATATATAATTTGCCCGAAAATGTTTTTATTGACAACGATTTTGAAGATGTTTTAACAATAACAGCAAGCCTGTCGTCAGGCGAAGAATTGCCTGTTTGGTTAGAATTTAATTCCGAACTAATGAATTTTTCGGGAATACCCGACGAAGTTCAGACTTTAGAAATTAAACTTACGGCAAAAGATATATTCGGGGCGGAAGTTTCTGATATTTTTTCTTTAAATGTAAAAAGCCTTGTTTCGGTTTCCGTTTTAAATGAGCAATCTGTTTTTGTATATCCTAACCCTACTAATGATGTTATTAATATTTTTATTAAGAACAATAATTTAAAAGGTAATATTAAAATATCAAATGTTAACGGTCAAGAACTGTTTAATAAAACAATCAATTCAAACAATTCTAAAATTGATTTAAGTAAATATCCGTCGGGTGTTTATTTTATTGAAATAAAAACAAATAATAAAACTGTAATAAAGAAAATTGTTAAAAAATAA